The genomic segment ACCAATATGCTCATCTGGCATAAGGAGCTTTGGTTGATTGATCACGGAGCATCATTATATTTTCACCACAGCTGGGACAATTGGGAAGAACAGGCTGTCAAACCTTTTGTTCAAATCAAAGACCATGTACTTTTAAAAAACGCGACAAGCGTGGCGGCGGTCGAAGCGGCATACCGCCCGTTATTCACCGAGGAAGTTTTCCGAAAAATAATGGCAGTTGTACCCGACGGGTGGCTGGAAGATCCCGAACGCGAACTGTCGGCAGCGGATGCAAGAGAGGTGTATGTTTCCTTTTTAAAACAGCGTGTTGCCAATTCATCCATTTTTGTAAAACAGATTGAAGATGCCCGAAAAAACCTTGTATGAGTATGCTGTGGTACGGCTTGTGCCGCGTGTGGAACGTGAGGAATTTATCAACGTTGGTATTGCGCTATTTTGCCGTAAATACCGCTTTGCTAAGATGGTCTATGCTGTGGACGAACAAAAAGTTAGAGCGTTGTGCCCAACTATTGAACTGGAGCTGATTGAGAACCATCTTTCCTCTTTTCAGCGG from the Sphingobacterium thalpophilum genome contains:
- a CDS encoding DUF3037 domain-containing protein, with product MPEKTLYEYAVVRLVPRVEREEFINVGIALFCRKYRFAKMVYAVDEQKVRALCPTIELELIENHLSSFQRICHGDKGAGMLATLDMTERFRWLTAKRSTVIQCSASHPGLCEDPDVTLQQLFERLVL